A stretch of the Thiohalospira halophila DSM 15071 genome encodes the following:
- the lolA gene encoding outer membrane lipoprotein chaperone LolA, whose protein sequence is MSRWFSRWSATLLALIVSLPAAADSARERLTRFYDQVETMRADFEQVRLREGSETGRRHAGEVVIHRPGRFRFEYIEPYEQLYVSDGGRVWSWDPGLEQVIVQDVTAILGNTPAALLAGNEPLEETFRIAEVGGTDGERWVELRPREDAENFEQVRLTFGPEHIRALEIVDGTGQTSRMTFSRVAYGIAVDEGRFHFEPPEGADVVDETD, encoded by the coding sequence ATGAGCCGATGGTTCAGCCGATGGTCCGCGACCCTGCTTGCCCTGATAGTGAGCCTGCCCGCCGCGGCCGATTCCGCGCGCGAGCGGCTGACCCGTTTTTACGACCAGGTGGAGACCATGCGCGCCGACTTCGAGCAGGTCCGCCTGCGCGAGGGGAGCGAGACCGGCCGACGCCACGCCGGGGAGGTGGTCATCCACCGGCCGGGGCGCTTCCGCTTCGAGTACATCGAGCCCTACGAGCAGCTCTACGTCTCCGACGGCGGCCGGGTCTGGTCCTGGGACCCGGGGCTGGAGCAGGTCATCGTCCAGGACGTCACCGCCATCCTGGGCAATACCCCGGCGGCCCTGCTCGCCGGCAATGAGCCACTGGAAGAGACCTTCCGCATCGCCGAGGTGGGCGGGACCGACGGCGAGCGCTGGGTGGAGCTGCGCCCCCGGGAGGATGCGGAGAACTTCGAGCAGGTGCGGTTGACCTTCGGCCCCGAGCACATCCGCGCCCTGGAGATCGTCGACGGCACGGGCCAGACCTCGCGCATGACCTTCTCCAGGGTCGCCTACGGCATCGCCGTGGACGAGGGCCGCTTCCATTTCGAGCCGCCCGAGGGGGCGGACGTGGTGGACGAAACCGACTGA
- a CDS encoding DNA translocase FtsK, with protein sequence MTSQARRTQNEESRLTRHLWRGMREGALFLLGALAVYLVASLVTFDPMDPGWSHAGDTSRIANMGGVVGAWFADLVFYVFGYTAYLIPAGAAWAGWYLARDRGEPWPPRRVVAVHLVGMTMLIVGGAGLASLHFGGENPLPMGAGGVIGASVGHALVGVVSLLGATLLLLALFLTGVPLATGVSWFRAMDITGAVSLAAAGWVAMGFAGLGRRLRQRWIEWRARRQRRVTSAANEERGQRRRQEAPPRIEPVVEKPEPAERVQRERQTDLFTGDVPPGGLPPLSLLDTPPEQNSVLSEETLEALSRQVEKKLEDFGVQAKVVAVHPGPVITRFELEPAAGMKASRITGLATDLARALSVSSVRIIEVIPGKTTIGLEIPNQQRDTVFLADILGSKDYEQAKSPLTLALGKDISGQPVMADLSKMPHLLVAGATGTGKSVAVNAMIMSLLYRATPEEVRMVMVDPKMLELSVYDDIPHLLAPVVTDMNDAAGALRWCVAEMDRRYKLMAALGVRNLAGYNRKVQEAADAGEPILDPLYESTNGEPAPPLEPLPYLVILVDEFADLIMVVGKKVEELIARLAQKARAAGIHLILATQRPSVDVITGLIKANIPTRIGFQVSSKVDSRTILDQGGAEHLLGNGDMLYLPAGKPVPERVHGAFVDDHEVHRVAEFLKQTGTPDYVEGLTDGGESDAGLLPGESGGDEGGEADPLYDQAVQIVTESRRASISGVQRRLKIGYNRAARLIEDMERAGVVTPMQSNGGREVIAPPPPGSE encoded by the coding sequence ATGACGAGCCAGGCGCGCCGGACCCAGAACGAGGAGAGCCGTCTCACCCGCCACCTCTGGCGCGGTATGCGCGAGGGTGCGCTCTTCCTCCTGGGGGCGCTGGCCGTCTATCTGGTCGCCTCCCTGGTGACCTTCGACCCCATGGATCCGGGCTGGTCCCACGCCGGCGACACCTCCCGCATCGCCAACATGGGCGGCGTGGTGGGGGCCTGGTTCGCGGATCTCGTCTTCTACGTCTTCGGCTATACCGCCTACCTCATTCCGGCCGGCGCGGCCTGGGCCGGCTGGTACCTGGCGCGGGATCGGGGCGAGCCCTGGCCACCTCGCCGGGTGGTGGCGGTCCATCTCGTCGGCATGACCATGCTCATTGTTGGCGGCGCCGGCCTGGCCAGCCTCCACTTCGGCGGCGAGAATCCCCTGCCCATGGGGGCCGGCGGCGTTATCGGCGCCAGCGTGGGCCACGCCCTGGTGGGCGTGGTCAGCCTGCTGGGGGCGACCCTGCTCCTGCTGGCGCTCTTCCTTACCGGCGTGCCGCTGGCCACCGGCGTCTCCTGGTTCCGGGCCATGGATATCACCGGTGCCGTTTCCCTTGCCGCTGCCGGCTGGGTTGCCATGGGGTTTGCGGGGCTGGGGCGCCGACTCCGGCAGCGCTGGATCGAGTGGCGCGCCCGGCGCCAGCGGCGCGTGACCAGCGCGGCCAACGAGGAGCGCGGCCAGCGCCGCCGCCAGGAGGCGCCGCCGCGCATCGAGCCGGTGGTGGAGAAGCCGGAACCGGCGGAGCGGGTCCAGCGCGAGCGCCAGACGGATCTCTTCACCGGCGATGTACCCCCGGGCGGACTGCCGCCACTCTCCCTGCTGGATACGCCCCCGGAACAGAACTCGGTCCTCTCCGAGGAGACGCTGGAGGCCCTGTCCCGGCAGGTGGAGAAGAAGCTGGAGGATTTCGGGGTCCAGGCCAAGGTGGTCGCCGTCCACCCGGGACCGGTGATTACGCGATTCGAGCTGGAGCCGGCGGCCGGCATGAAGGCCTCCCGGATCACCGGCCTGGCCACCGATCTGGCGCGGGCGCTGTCGGTGAGCAGCGTCCGCATCATCGAGGTCATCCCGGGCAAGACGACCATCGGCCTGGAGATCCCCAACCAGCAGCGGGACACCGTCTTCCTGGCCGATATCCTGGGCTCCAAGGACTACGAACAGGCCAAATCGCCCCTGACCCTGGCGCTGGGCAAGGACATCAGCGGCCAGCCGGTGATGGCGGATCTCTCGAAGATGCCGCATCTGCTGGTGGCCGGCGCCACCGGTACCGGCAAGTCGGTGGCGGTGAACGCCATGATCATGAGCCTGCTCTACCGCGCCACGCCGGAAGAGGTCCGCATGGTCATGGTGGATCCGAAGATGCTGGAACTCTCGGTCTACGACGACATCCCGCACCTCCTGGCGCCGGTGGTCACGGACATGAACGACGCCGCTGGCGCCCTGCGCTGGTGCGTGGCGGAGATGGACCGGCGCTACAAGCTCATGGCCGCGCTGGGCGTGCGCAATCTGGCCGGCTACAACCGCAAGGTGCAGGAGGCGGCCGATGCCGGGGAGCCCATCCTCGACCCGCTGTATGAATCCACCAACGGCGAGCCGGCCCCGCCGCTGGAGCCGCTCCCCTACCTGGTCATCCTGGTGGACGAGTTCGCCGATCTCATCATGGTGGTGGGCAAGAAGGTGGAGGAACTCATCGCCCGGCTGGCGCAGAAGGCACGCGCCGCCGGCATCCACCTCATCCTGGCGACCCAGCGGCCGTCGGTGGACGTCATTACCGGCCTCATCAAGGCCAATATCCCCACCCGTATCGGCTTCCAGGTCTCCAGCAAGGTGGACTCCCGCACCATCCTCGACCAGGGCGGGGCGGAGCACCTGCTGGGCAATGGCGACATGCTCTACTTGCCCGCCGGCAAGCCGGTCCCGGAACGTGTCCACGGCGCCTTCGTGGATGACCACGAGGTCCACCGGGTGGCGGAGTTCCTCAAGCAGACCGGAACGCCCGACTACGTGGAGGGTCTCACCGACGGCGGGGAGAGTGACGCCGGTCTGCTCCCCGGGGAGTCCGGCGGCGACGAGGGCGGCGAGGCCGATCCCCTCTACGACCAGGCGGTGCAGATCGTCACCGAGAGCCGCCGCGCCTCCATCTCCGGCGTGCAGCGCCGACTGAAGATCGGCTACAACCGCGCCGCCCGCCTCATCGAGGACATGGAGCGGGCCGGCGTCGTGACCCCCATGCAGTCCAACGGCGGCCGCGAGGTCATCGCGCCCCCGCCCCCTGGCAGTGAATAA
- the trxB gene encoding thioredoxin-disulfide reductase, which translates to MSETRHCQLLILGSGPAGYSAAVYAARANLKPVLVTGLEQGGQLTTTTDVDNWPGDDEGVQGPELMERMRRHAERFGTEMVFDHISSVDLQQRPFQLHGDSGTTYTCDALIIGTGASAMYLGLPSEETFAGKGVSACATCDGFFYRNQKVAVVGGGNTAVEEALYLSNIADHVTVIHRRDRFKAEAILVDQINERIEEGRISVEWNQQVDEILGDNSGVTGVRIASTEDGSTKELDIHGIFIAIGHKPNTDIFQGQLDMTQGYINVKSGTQGNATATSVEGVFAAGDVADHVYRQAVTSAGTGCMAALDAERYLEALAVERKKNG; encoded by the coding sequence ATGAGCGAGACCCGGCACTGTCAGCTTCTCATCCTCGGCTCCGGCCCCGCCGGCTACTCCGCGGCGGTCTACGCCGCCCGCGCCAACCTCAAGCCGGTGCTGGTCACCGGCCTGGAGCAGGGTGGCCAGCTCACCACCACCACCGATGTGGACAACTGGCCCGGGGACGACGAGGGCGTGCAGGGTCCCGAGCTCATGGAGCGCATGCGCCGCCACGCCGAGCGCTTCGGCACCGAGATGGTCTTCGACCACATCTCCTCGGTGGATCTGCAGCAGCGCCCCTTCCAGCTCCACGGCGACTCCGGCACCACCTACACCTGCGATGCGCTCATCATCGGCACCGGCGCCTCGGCCATGTACCTGGGCCTGCCCTCCGAGGAGACCTTTGCGGGCAAGGGCGTCTCCGCCTGCGCCACCTGTGACGGCTTCTTCTACCGCAACCAGAAGGTCGCGGTGGTCGGCGGCGGCAACACCGCCGTGGAGGAGGCACTCTACCTCTCCAACATCGCCGACCACGTCACCGTCATCCACCGCCGGGACCGCTTCAAGGCGGAGGCCATCCTGGTCGACCAGATCAACGAGCGCATCGAGGAAGGCCGGATCTCGGTGGAGTGGAACCAGCAGGTGGACGAGATCCTGGGCGACAACTCCGGCGTCACCGGCGTGCGCATCGCCTCTACCGAGGACGGCTCCACCAAGGAGCTGGATATCCACGGGATCTTCATCGCCATCGGCCACAAGCCCAACACCGACATCTTCCAGGGCCAGCTGGACATGACCCAGGGCTACATCAACGTGAAGAGCGGCACCCAGGGCAACGCCACCGCCACCAGCGTGGAGGGCGTCTTCGCCGCCGGGGACGTGGCCGACCACGTCTACCGCCAGGCGGTGACCTCCGCCGGCACCGGCTGCATGGCGGCCCTGGATGCCGAGCGCTACCTGGAGGCGCTGGCCGTCGAGCGGAAGAAAAACGGCTAG
- a CDS encoding GNAT family N-acetyltransferase, translating to MKPEPTIHQHRALAEIDATAWNALVSPAGEPFLRHELLAAMEETGAVGEDYGWIPAHLTAWRGDTLVGACPLYLKDNSYGEFVFDWAWADAWERMGRRYYPKGVSAIPYTPAPGPRLLVARDVPDPETIRRALLEALRAPVDREEISGAHLLFTEADDTAAAEAAGFLTRWGVQFHWHNRGWADFDAFLADFTSKRRKEVRRERRQVSDAGLTLETRHGDELSEADWEALIHFYRDPFLRKGGIPTFSRDYFRLVGERLPRNLVVFLARDGEQPVAAAICYRGGDTLYGRHWGTAADYPGLHFEACYYQGIEYCLREGLARFEPGAQGEYKVPRGFEPVWTRSVHLLGWERLQPAVADFIQREQGLLDDYMADLQGQLPFREPNGRGGSG from the coding sequence ATGAAACCGGAACCGACCATCCACCAGCATCGCGCCCTGGCCGAGATCGACGCCACTGCCTGGAATGCCCTGGTCTCTCCGGCGGGCGAGCCCTTCCTGCGCCACGAGCTCCTGGCCGCCATGGAGGAGACCGGGGCCGTGGGCGAGGATTACGGCTGGATCCCGGCCCACCTCACCGCCTGGCGCGGCGACACCCTGGTGGGCGCCTGCCCCTTGTACCTCAAGGACAACTCCTACGGCGAATTTGTCTTCGACTGGGCCTGGGCCGATGCCTGGGAGCGCATGGGGCGGCGCTACTACCCCAAGGGGGTCAGCGCCATCCCCTACACCCCGGCGCCGGGCCCGCGCCTGCTGGTGGCCCGGGATGTTCCCGATCCCGAGACCATCCGCCGCGCGCTGCTGGAGGCGCTGCGCGCACCGGTGGACCGCGAGGAGATCTCCGGCGCCCATCTTCTGTTCACGGAGGCCGACGACACCGCCGCCGCGGAGGCGGCCGGCTTCCTCACCCGGTGGGGGGTGCAGTTCCACTGGCACAACCGCGGCTGGGCCGATTTCGACGCCTTCCTGGCCGACTTCACCAGCAAGCGGCGCAAGGAGGTCCGGCGGGAGCGCCGCCAGGTCAGCGACGCCGGCCTGACCCTGGAGACCCGCCACGGCGACGAGCTCAGCGAGGCGGACTGGGAGGCGCTCATCCACTTCTACCGCGATCCCTTCCTGCGCAAGGGCGGAATCCCGACCTTCTCCCGGGACTACTTCCGCCTGGTGGGGGAACGACTACCGCGGAACCTGGTGGTCTTCCTCGCCCGCGACGGAGAGCAGCCGGTGGCGGCGGCCATCTGCTATCGCGGCGGCGATACCCTCTACGGCCGCCACTGGGGCACGGCCGCCGACTATCCCGGCCTCCACTTCGAGGCCTGCTACTACCAGGGCATCGAGTACTGCCTGCGCGAGGGCCTGGCCCGCTTCGAGCCCGGTGCCCAGGGGGAGTACAAGGTGCCGCGCGGCTTCGAGCCGGTCTGGACCCGCTCCGTCCACCTCCTGGGGTGGGAGCGGCTGCAGCCGGCGGTGGCCGATTTCATCCAGCGCGAGCAGGGGCTGCTGGACGACTACATGGCCGACCTCCAGGGCCAGCTCCCCTTCCGTGAGCCTAACGGCCGTGGGGGTAGCGGATGA
- the aat gene encoding leucyl/phenylalanyl-tRNA--protein transferase: MILPWIDEGAPPEAFPPPEQALPDPPGLLAAGGDLRPERLLAAYRRGIFPWYGEDQPILWWSPEPRAVFPAGGVHVSRSLRRTLRRGHLHMTADTDFDGVVAGCAAPRAEDEGTWITPAMALAYPRLHELGHAHSVEVRDDTGALVGGIYGVAVGAAFAGESMFSRITDASKVALATLARQLWRWEFHFLDAQVASPHLLRMGVEEWPRSAFLEALQRAVAEPERSGTWRLEPLEELFPEVFGGPA, from the coding sequence ATGATCCTCCCCTGGATCGACGAGGGTGCCCCGCCGGAGGCCTTCCCGCCGCCGGAGCAGGCGCTGCCGGACCCGCCGGGGCTGCTGGCCGCCGGCGGCGATCTGCGCCCGGAGCGGCTTCTGGCCGCCTACCGGCGCGGGATCTTCCCCTGGTATGGCGAGGACCAGCCCATCCTCTGGTGGTCGCCGGAGCCACGCGCGGTCTTCCCGGCGGGGGGCGTCCACGTCAGCCGCAGCCTGCGCCGGACCCTGCGCCGCGGCCATCTCCACATGACCGCGGACACCGACTTCGACGGCGTCGTGGCCGGCTGCGCCGCTCCCCGTGCCGAGGACGAGGGGACCTGGATCACGCCCGCCATGGCCCTGGCCTACCCCCGCCTCCACGAGCTGGGCCACGCCCATTCGGTGGAGGTGCGCGACGATACCGGGGCGCTGGTGGGCGGGATCTACGGCGTGGCCGTGGGGGCCGCCTTCGCCGGGGAGTCCATGTTCAGCCGCATCACCGATGCCTCCAAGGTCGCCCTGGCGACCCTGGCGCGGCAGCTCTGGCGATGGGAGTTCCATTTCCTGGACGCCCAGGTGGCCAGCCCCCATCTCCTGCGCATGGGCGTGGAGGAATGGCCCCGGTCCGCCTTCCTGGAAGCACTACAGCGGGCCGTGGCCGAGCCCGAGCGCAGCGGAACCTGGCGGCTGGAGCCGCTGGAAGAGCTCTTCCCGGAGGTATTCGGAGGACCGGCGTGA
- a CDS encoding arginyltransferase — protein MNDTRPLRFFRTPRQDCPYLEEEVAVQRLVDPHRELDPPTYTDLLAAGYRRSGCLVYRPDCPECSACRAARIPVAEFRPTRGQRRTSRRNADLRVRLRPPRITAENFELYRRYLAARHRGGGMDDPTPEQFLEFFTCHWCPTLFLELTDGTGRLLAVAVTDVLEDGLSAVYTFFDPDLPRRGLGVQAILTQIQLARARGLEWLYLGYWIPDSPKMAYKVDFRPVELFEEGAWHRWEERPRPGDG, from the coding sequence GTGAACGATACCCGCCCCCTGCGCTTCTTCCGCACCCCGCGTCAGGACTGCCCCTATCTGGAGGAGGAGGTCGCAGTCCAGCGGCTGGTGGACCCCCATCGCGAGCTGGATCCCCCTACCTATACCGACCTGCTGGCGGCCGGCTACCGCCGCAGCGGCTGCCTGGTCTACCGGCCGGACTGCCCGGAGTGCAGCGCCTGTCGGGCCGCCCGGATCCCCGTCGCGGAGTTTCGCCCCACGCGCGGACAGCGCCGCACCAGTCGCCGTAATGCCGACCTGCGCGTGCGTCTGCGGCCGCCGCGGATCACCGCCGAGAATTTCGAGCTCTACCGCCGCTACCTGGCCGCCCGCCACCGCGGTGGCGGCATGGATGACCCGACCCCGGAGCAGTTCCTGGAGTTCTTCACCTGCCACTGGTGCCCCACCCTCTTCCTGGAACTTACCGATGGCACGGGCCGACTCCTGGCCGTGGCGGTGACGGATGTCCTGGAGGACGGGCTGTCAGCGGTCTACACCTTCTTCGACCCCGACCTCCCCCGCCGTGGACTGGGCGTTCAGGCCATCCTCACCCAGATCCAGCTCGCCCGCGCCCGCGGACTGGAATGGCTCTACCTGGGCTACTGGATCCCGGATTCGCCGAAGATGGCGTACAAGGTAGATTTCCGCCCGGTGGAGCTGTTCGAGGAGGGGGCCTGGCACCGGTGGGAGGAGCGACCCCGCCCTGGTGACGGCTGA
- the infA gene encoding translation initiation factor IF-1 — protein sequence MAKDDHIEMEGTVLETLPNTTFRVELENGHIVTAHISGKMRKHYIRITAGDRVVVQLTPYDLSKGRITYRMRK from the coding sequence ATGGCAAAAGACGACCATATCGAGATGGAAGGGACGGTGCTGGAGACCCTCCCCAACACCACCTTCCGCGTGGAGCTGGAGAACGGCCACATCGTCACCGCCCACATCTCGGGCAAGATGCGTAAGCACTATATCCGGATCACGGCCGGCGACCGGGTGGTCGTCCAGCTCACCCCCTACGACCTCTCCAAGGGGCGCATCACCTACCGCATGCGCAAGTAG
- the clpA gene encoding ATP-dependent Clp protease ATP-binding subunit ClpA has protein sequence MLSKELEFTLNLAFKEARDKHHEFMTVEHLLLALLDNPSAAEVLRACGVDLERLRQDLTEFIDETTPLLPEGDTSDTQPTLGFQRVLQRALFHVQASGKNEVTGANVLVAIFNEQESQAVFFLNKHDVTRYDVVNYLSHGISKVGDDEEEDDSDEGMSGSAEEDEEGAEEGGSPLKQFATNLNDQARRGRIDPLIGRANEIERTIQILSRRRKNNPLYVGEAGVGKTALAEGLARKIVDGEVPEILSESTVYALDLGALLAGTKYRGDFEKRLKAVLAQLKKDKGSILYIDEIHTIIGAGAASGGVMDASNLLKPMLASGELKCIGSTTYQEYRGIFEKDRALSRRFQKIDVPEPTVDETVQILEGLKGRYEDHHKVRYTKPALQAAAGLSERYITDRFLPDKAIDVIDEAGANMNLLPPSRRKKTIGVKDVEAIVARAARIPPKQVSKSDKEVLRSLEEDLKRVIFGQDDAIDTLTSAIKMSRSGLGREDRPIGSFLFSGPTGVGKTEVTRQLANTLGVELIRFDMSEYMEAHTVSRLIGAPPGYVGFDQGGLLTEAVTKHPHSVVLLDEIEKAHPDVYNLLLQVMDHGSLTDNNGRQADFRNVILVMTSNAGAEQMNRRSIGFRTQDHSTDGSEAINRTFTPEFRNRLDAIIQFDALSQEQVVNVVDKFVAELEAQLMDRHVSIEVDEAARDWLAERGYDPAMGARPMSRIIQEHIKKPLANELLFGELANGGHVKVTTDGDELAFEYQPRVSRGSEASEEAEPA, from the coding sequence ATGCTTAGTAAAGAGCTCGAATTCACGCTCAATCTCGCCTTCAAGGAGGCGCGCGACAAGCACCACGAGTTCATGACCGTGGAGCACCTGCTGCTTGCGCTGCTGGACAATCCGTCCGCGGCGGAGGTCCTGCGTGCCTGCGGTGTGGACCTGGAGCGTCTGCGCCAGGATCTTACCGAGTTCATCGATGAGACCACCCCGCTGCTACCCGAGGGCGATACCTCGGACACGCAGCCCACGCTGGGCTTTCAGCGGGTGCTGCAGCGGGCGCTGTTCCACGTCCAGGCCTCGGGGAAGAACGAGGTGACCGGCGCCAACGTGCTGGTGGCCATCTTCAACGAGCAGGAGTCCCAGGCGGTCTTCTTCCTCAACAAGCACGACGTCACCCGCTACGACGTGGTCAACTACCTCTCCCACGGCATCTCCAAAGTGGGGGACGACGAGGAGGAGGATGACAGCGACGAGGGCATGTCCGGCTCCGCCGAGGAGGACGAAGAAGGCGCCGAGGAGGGCGGGTCGCCGCTGAAGCAGTTCGCCACCAACCTCAATGACCAGGCGCGCCGGGGTCGCATCGACCCGCTCATTGGCCGCGCCAACGAGATCGAGCGGACCATCCAGATCCTCAGCCGCCGTCGCAAGAACAACCCGCTCTACGTGGGAGAGGCCGGCGTGGGCAAGACCGCACTGGCCGAGGGGTTGGCGCGCAAGATCGTCGATGGCGAGGTGCCGGAGATCCTCTCGGAGAGCACCGTCTACGCCCTGGATCTGGGCGCCCTGCTGGCCGGTACCAAGTACCGTGGCGACTTCGAGAAGCGCCTCAAGGCGGTACTGGCCCAGCTCAAGAAGGACAAGGGCTCTATCCTCTACATCGACGAGATCCACACCATTATCGGGGCCGGCGCGGCCTCCGGCGGGGTGATGGACGCCTCCAACCTGCTCAAGCCCATGCTGGCCTCGGGTGAGCTCAAGTGCATCGGCTCCACCACCTACCAGGAGTACCGCGGGATCTTCGAGAAGGATCGGGCGCTGTCCCGCCGGTTCCAGAAGATCGACGTGCCGGAGCCCACGGTGGACGAGACGGTGCAGATCCTCGAGGGTCTCAAGGGTCGCTACGAGGACCACCACAAGGTCCGCTACACCAAGCCGGCGCTGCAGGCCGCGGCCGGCCTGTCGGAGCGGTACATTACCGACCGCTTCCTCCCGGACAAGGCCATCGACGTCATCGACGAGGCCGGGGCCAACATGAACCTGCTACCGCCCTCCCGGCGCAAGAAGACCATCGGGGTCAAGGACGTGGAGGCCATCGTGGCCCGTGCCGCCCGCATCCCGCCGAAGCAGGTCTCCAAGTCGGACAAGGAGGTGCTGCGCAGCCTGGAGGAGGACCTCAAGCGGGTCATCTTCGGCCAGGACGACGCCATCGATACCTTGACCTCGGCCATCAAGATGTCCCGCTCCGGGCTGGGTCGGGAGGACCGTCCCATCGGCTCCTTCCTCTTCTCCGGCCCCACCGGGGTGGGCAAGACCGAGGTCACCCGGCAGCTGGCCAACACCCTGGGTGTGGAACTCATCCGCTTCGACATGTCCGAGTACATGGAGGCGCACACCGTCTCCCGACTCATCGGGGCTCCTCCGGGCTATGTCGGTTTCGACCAGGGCGGTCTGCTCACCGAGGCGGTGACCAAGCACCCCCACTCGGTGGTCCTGCTCGACGAGATCGAGAAGGCGCACCCGGATGTCTACAACCTGCTGCTGCAGGTGATGGATCACGGCTCGCTCACCGATAACAATGGCCGGCAGGCGGATTTCCGCAACGTCATCCTGGTGATGACCTCCAACGCCGGGGCGGAGCAGATGAACCGCCGGTCCATCGGCTTCCGGACCCAGGACCACTCCACCGACGGCAGCGAGGCCATCAACCGGACCTTCACGCCGGAGTTCCGCAATCGGCTGGATGCCATTATCCAGTTCGATGCCCTCTCCCAGGAGCAGGTCGTCAACGTGGTGGACAAGTTCGTTGCCGAACTGGAGGCGCAGCTCATGGATCGCCACGTCTCCATCGAGGTGGACGAGGCGGCTCGGGACTGGCTGGCCGAGCGGGGCTACGACCCGGCCATGGGGGCACGACCCATGAGCCGGATCATCCAGGAGCACATCAAGAAGCCGCTGGCCAACGAGCTGCTCTTCGGCGAACTCGCCAACGGCGGCCACGTGAAGGTGACCACCGACGGCGACGAGCTCGCCTTCGAGTACCAGCCGCGGGTGAGTCGGGGGAGCGAGGCCTCCGAAGAGGCCGAGCCCGCCTGA
- the clpS gene encoding ATP-dependent Clp protease adapter ClpS, protein MSEERPEDGDEGLAVEPGRPKLKRPPMYKVLIHNDDYTPMDFVVHILEKFFGMGREKATQVMLQVHTRGVGVAGVYTREVAETKVAQVNDYAREHDHPLKCTMEAA, encoded by the coding sequence ATGAGCGAAGAACGTCCGGAAGATGGCGATGAGGGCCTGGCAGTCGAGCCGGGCAGGCCGAAGCTCAAGCGGCCGCCCATGTACAAGGTCCTCATCCACAATGACGACTACACGCCCATGGACTTCGTGGTCCATATCCTGGAGAAGTTCTTCGGGATGGGACGGGAGAAGGCGACCCAGGTGATGCTCCAGGTTCATACCCGGGGCGTCGGTGTGGCGGGGGTCTATACTCGGGAGGTGGCCGAGACCAAGGTGGCTCAGGTCAACGACTACGCCCGGGAACACGATCACCCGCTCAAGTGCACGATGGAGGCGGCGTAA
- a CDS encoding cold-shock protein, translating to MPAGIVKWFNNAKGYGFIRPEQGGEDIFAHFSAIDMEGFRTLRRGQPVAFELHESPKGLQARRIQPLPEA from the coding sequence ATGCCCGCCGGAATCGTGAAATGGTTCAACAATGCCAAGGGGTATGGCTTCATCCGCCCCGAGCAGGGGGGTGAAGATATCTTCGCCCACTTCAGCGCCATCGACATGGAGGGCTTCCGGACCCTGCGCCGGGGCCAGCCCGTCGCCTTCGAACTCCACGAGAGCCCCAAGGGCCTGCAGGCCCGCCGGATCCAGCCGCTTCCGGAGGCCTGA